ACCGAGAAATACAAAGTATAAAATAGATAAAATGTATATTATAGTAAATAAAGGGAGCGAAACTATCAAAATTGAGGCTACTGTACAACCCTGACATTAAGAAACAGTACTAATCTATACAAATTATACCAGAGGAAAATCTCGTATTGCCATCAAACGCAGAAGATTCGAAAAAAGATGAAATGACTCCAAAACATACACGGCAAAAAAGAGAAGTTGAAGAGGTAATGGATACAGATGATGACGGCATTTATGACAGTTGGGAGAGAGAAGGATACACGGTTATCAATCGCGTTGTAGTGAAATGGGACCAGGAGAAACATAAACCTCCCGAATGATGCCCATACAGCAGGCGATCCTTATACGGACTATGAGAAAGCTGCCGGCATTATAGATAAGGCTGTCTCCAGAGTAGCGCTGAATCCGTTAGTTCCCGCTTATCCGTCCATTGGAGTTTCTATGGAAAAGTTTATTATTTCCAAAAACAAAAACGTAACGGAAGAAGAGGGGAAAAGCTTAACTATTTCCCAAGGTTCAAGCACAACAAAATCCGTTGATGTTGGAATGAATACAAGTCTGCATGCAAGTTTGCTGGATTTTGGAGCCAGTGTATCCGCGAGTTTTCATGAGGGCAGTTCGCATACCCTGTCAACAGAACAAGGCAAAGGGAAAAGTTGGTCCTAAAGTATAGGCTTGAATACAGCGGACAGTGCTTACTATAACGGAAATATCCGGTATTTCAACCGGGGAACCGCTCCGATTTATAATGCGGAACCAACGACAAGCCTGGTTTTAGATACGGGCAAAAAAGCTAAAACTTTATTTACCGTGAAAACGAAAGAGAACCAAAAAGCACAGGTTGTCAAACCGGGCGATTCTTATCCGCGAAAAGGACTGGCACCTATATCAATGAGAAGTATGGATGATTTCGGCAGCACTCCAATTCCACTTTCATATGATCAATTAAATGATTTAGAAAAAGGCACCCCTCTTTCTTTAGAGACGGACCAATTCGCCGGGGATTATATTAAGGTGATTAACGGGAATCAGTCTTCTCCGGAACCTTGGACCTACTGGTTAACCCAAATTGAACAATCCTCAGCAAGATTAATTTTAAATGACGGGGATACGGAGACAGAAAGAAGAATAGCCGCCAGAACAGCGGAAGGATATGATCAAGAGACAAAGCCGGAAGTAACGTTAGGGGAGGCTATGGAATTAACTTTTGGCATTCCGAAAAGTGATAAGCCTGCTTATAAGGGGGATTTGATACAGTATGTTTTTGATGAAAATACGGCGAAGGAGGTTAAAAAACAGCTTAAAAATATGGGAGATCAAGCGGACCTCCAAAATGTGAAATTAAAAGCGGGTATGCAAGTCATGCTAAAAACAAATTTAGTCCATAACGGTTCTTTTCAAAATGAATTTGGCGATTGGGGGGAAAAGCTTGGCAGTCTGACCATTGAAAAAGGCCAGGGACCTGATTCGGAGAATGTTTTAAGTATTTCAGAATTCGGCGGAATCTGCCAGGAGTGGATCAAGGTATTACCGGAAACGAATTACAAAGTAGAATTGACGGTAAAACAAGATGCAGGTGATGGATCGGAAGTAACAATTGCTTCAAAAGACGGTAAAGAGTTAGGAAAACTTGCTATAAAAGAAAAAGAATCAACCGGCGAATTCAAAACCTACACATTCAATTTTCATTCCGGTCAAAATACCGAAGTAGGGTTATACTTTGTTTATTTGGCAAGCTCCGGCACAACGCATCCAATGAATGTAACCAATTTTAAAATAACTAGAAGATAGTTCCCGTTTCAAAATGGCTCCTTTCGTAAGATGGTAAAACAAAAGAAAACCGTTCTTTAGTAAAATGGAAGTGTCATCCGCCATTTACGAAAGGAACGGTTTTTTTTGTATATTCAATATAACATTTATCGCGGGGATACCTTCCACCAATGCTCAAAAGACGGAACGGGTTTAGGACTTGCTATTTCCAAAAATATTTTGCAGCTGCATGGTGTCCGGTACGGGGTATATAATACAGAAGACGGAGTATTATTTTACTTCTATTTAAATAAAAGCGTGTAGAAATTAGTTTCTGCACGTTTTTTATTTTTTAACTAATTTTGACATTGTCTGCATGTTATCTTTATCTTTCTCTATTAATCTGGTTATCAAGCCAACAATGATAGGGAAAATGAGGATGATCATGAAAATATCGCGAAATAAAAAAGAGGATTATTGATAGGTGTAAACGGTCCATTCAATAAGTCAGCTTCTATCTTTATTAGAATCACTTTCTGGGGCGGAGCGGGTACTGCTGGTAACAACTCGAGTTCCAAAAAAACTGGCAGGATACGGTTAATTCTCATATTAAGGAAGTGGCGAGTGAATTCAGCAATGTAAAAGTTATCGATTGGTACTCTGCCAGTGAGGGCAAAAACGATTACTTTTATAATGATGGCGTGCATTTAAAGCCGGAAGGATGCAAGTATTACGTCCTGCTTTTAATAGACGCCCTGAAAGAATAATACGTGAAGGTTGAGTAAAGGTTCACACTTACTTCTAAGGAGACGAAAGGAAGAACAAAATGACAGCAAGAAAAAATCAATGCTAACGGTGGGGCTTAAGGCGATCCATCCGAAGCCGAACCTGAGCCAACGCCTTCACGCCAAGTACACCCGTCCTTACCTGCTGCGCGGTTTCACCTAAGAAATAACCATTTTAAGGAGGAATGCTAATTGTCAGTCAGTATCAAGCTGTCGGACGAGTCCGGTAGTGAAAATGAAACGGGAGTAACCATCAAGGATATAGTGGATTCCAAAAACATCGGACTGAAAAATAATGCGGTTGTAGGCGAATCAAACGAGATGTTCGTGGATGTATCGGCACCGCTTCAGGATCGTGAGCAAGTTGACATCGCCAACCGGGAGTCTGCCGATGTTAGGAACGCACGGGCTAATTCGCGGGGGCGGGGCGTCTCGTGGCGCTTGATGCAGCGCGGGGGCTGGCGGTCATAGGGATGTATTTGCAGCACTTCGCATCGAACGAAACGATTTCTGCGATCGTTTCCGGAAACACGACGCTGCTGTTCGTGCTCTGTGGCGGCATCTCCTACTCGATCATGGCTCAACGCATGAAGGATCGACAAACGGAGACGACCGCGTTCCAGACAAGGATGCTAGCTCGCGCGGTGTTCGTCGATGTTATAGGGTATCTGCTCATCCTGCTGAATACCTCGTACGGGGTAATTTTACCCGCCTATGCGGCAATGTTCGTGCTGGCGTTGGTGTTGGTTCGTCGTTCGATTCGGGTACTCGTTACGACAGCAATCGTTTTGACCGTGGTGGCCCCACCGCTGATGATTCTTGGAGGCAGTGTCCTTTCGAAAGCGTACGTCCTTAGTGATATTGCGGGCGGTCCGATGTCCGCGCTCGCACTCGCTCCCGCTTTCGTCGCCGGTATGGCGATCGGGCGTCTCGACCTCACCAAGATACGTACCGCACTCTCGCTCGTGGGCGGCGGCGGCATTATGCTTGTCTTCGGTAAGGTGCTGGGCGCTTTCGTTCTTCCCGGGCTGAGCCGTTCCTTCGAGGCGTGGCTAATTAGCGTTCAAGGTACCGTCGTCGCCCAACCGGACCCGTATGCAATCTGGCCGCTCAACGTGGAAACACCGCTGTGGAACATGCTTCTTTGGACATCTCCGCACAGTGCGTCGACATTCCAGACGCTGATTGGACTGGGGGTTGCATTCCTGGTGCTGGGACTGGTATGCCTCGTACCGAAGAAGATCTCTACCGTGATAATGCCTTTTGCTGCAGTCGGACGCGTGGCGTTGACGATGTATGCGGCTCAGTTTGTCGTGATATGGGTTCTCAAACACGCGGGAATCGAATATAGCCTTGGAGGGATTCCATTTGGTGACATTCTCGTTGCTGCTGCAACGCTGATGACAGGGTGGTTGGTCGCACGGCTCCCCAACGGTCCTATCGAGTCATTGATGAGACATTTTGACCGCGCGTTCAGCGCCTCCCGTACAGCACAGTCGTCGAGGTAGGCGTTCGTCCTCGACGACGACTTACTCACCTTTTTCCTCAAGGCAGTAGCTAAGAAAATGAAAACCACCACCTCGATTATGAAGCTACCTACTATCCTTTTAAGGAAGTCAGTCCCTTTATCGCCAAAAAACGATATGTGGAAACTGGCTTCGGTGGGATATCAGAGCACAGTTGAGGAGAGCGAGCAAATTCCTTCAACTATTACGTATGCAGACGGTACTGGTCCTATATCTGTACAATTTTTGCTTGGAATAACACTTAGTGGCCCCGCCATTTTTTGTCAATATTCATAAGAAAGATCCTCCTGTCTTATTGGGTGAGGTGCATGGCCCACCCTATTACTTTATCATAATCAACTTATTACAAGATGAAGAACATAATGGCACTAGCTAGGTTTTTTTCATGTCCCATAAAGCAAAAGTATCAGGATCAGAAAAGATTACAGCTGTTGAAAAGTATTTACGTGGAGAAGATTCGCTTAATCATTTAGCAGCACTTCTTGATGTACACCATTCATCCGTTAGGCAATGGCTTCAGACTTACCAGTCGCTAGGCCCAAACGGATTGCTTCAAACATTACAGAATGCATTTTACTCCGCAGAGTTAAAAAGAATAGCTGTCGAGGACTATTTGGCTGGCGGCGGTTCTCACATGGATATATGTAAAAGATATGGCATTAAGTCAACTCGCCAATTGCGCGATTGGATTCTGAAGTATAATGGTCATGAGAAGTTGAACACTTTTGGAACGGGAGGAGCGCCGATCATGACAAAAGGACGAACAACTACTTACGATGAGAGAGTTGAAATCGTCAGATTCTGCATTGAACATCAACACAATTATGCCCAGACAGCTGATAAATTCCAGGTATCCTATCAGCAAGTGTATTCATGGACAAATAAATACTTAACATCTGGTGTGGATGCACTTCAGGACAGACGCGGGAAAAGAAAATCTGAGGATGAGATGTCCGAAGTGGAGAAACTAAGGGCTCAGAATAAGCTGTTACAGGCTGAGAACAGAAGGAAGCAGATGGAGATCGATTTGCTAAAAAAGCTGGACGAGATCGAAAGGAGGCGGTTCTAAGCCAGGTAAGGTATGAAACGATATACCTTGCAATACGCGAGCTCCATGAAACGAAGTCATATCCCATATGTCAACTATGTGATCTTATTGGGATCCAACGTTCATCGTATTATAAATGGATCAACCGGAAAGAAAGCATGAATGAGATCTTTAATAAAGCGTTGCTTCCCATGATTAAAGATGCCTACGAGGAAAAGGATGGCATCCTTGGATATCGCCAGATGACCATTAAACTAAACCGGGAACGCCATTTAACTGTCAATCATAAGCGAATATACAGACTTATGGGCATCCTAGGCCTTAAATCGGTATGCCGCAGGAAGCGAAAAAACTACATCCATTCCACGCCTGAAATTACGGCGGAAAATATCTTGAACAGAGACTTTGAATCCTCTGAGTTCGGTACAAAATGGCTCACAGATGTGACTGAAATGAAGTATGGCAACCAAAACAAGGCTTATCTTAGTGCAATCCTTGATTTATCGGATAAAAGCATTGTTTCTTTTGTGGTAGGGCATTCCAACAACAATGAACTTGTATTTAAAACTTTTGATATCGCCCATATGACTTATCCTGACGCTACACCCCTCTTTCACAGTGACCGGGGTTTCCAATATACATGTAAAATCTTCAAGAAAAAACTAGACGATGCAGGTATGACTCAAAGCATGTCCAGGGTATCCAGATGTATAGATAATGGCCCAATGGAATCATTCTGGGGAATGATGAAATCCGAAATGTATTATCTTCGTAAGTTCTATACATATGAGGAACTGGAAGCAACCGTGATAGAATACATCGATTACTACAATACTCGTCGATACCAGAAAAGACTTAATTGTATGACGCCGTTGGAATATAGGCAATACCTTCTAAGTTCAGCAGCATAGAAAATGGCACCAACCATGGGGATACGGTTAGTGCCACAACTTTTTTTGTTTTTTACACTGTCTACTTGACAGGGGTCAGTTCAAAATGCCGGGTTTTTTTGCGTCAATGAGTGGATGTTGAATTTATGTTTTAAATGTACAATAAAGACTGTACAGGATTTGCACAAACCTTCTTACATTCTTTGACCAGTGGAAACCCTTACATTTGGGGGGTTAAGGTGTAAATAAGGGGGAACGTGTAGTCATCGATCAGGATGAGAAGAACGTGTTGAAATCAACTGCCGAATATGCCGCTGCCGTGAACATCAGCAAGGAGCTTGAGCAAGTATTTTTAATTCCGTTTCCGGAGGATGAAGTCTGCTATATCGCAATGAACCTTCTGGGTTCGAAAGTGAATCATATGAGCACCGGAACAGAAAGAGATGCGGACATACAACAATTAAAAGGTGTTATTCAAAGGATGGCAGACGACTTTCAAAGGTTTGCCTGTGTTTTCTTTCATGAACGCCCGCTCATTGAGGAAAACATGCTTATTCGCTTAAAACCGGCCTATTACCGGATCAAATACGGTTTGGAGATCGAGAATCCCCTGACCGAAACAAACTATATACAGCAAATCTGCTTAATTGCGGAGTCAACTTTCAAAAAACCATGTCCATAAGTGAACTTATTACCTAAATTAGTAGCGCTTTTTTAAGTAATTGTTCTATTTTCTTGTTACTTAAATTCGGATATTTTGATTTTATTAACGCGATCGCTCCTGTTACATGAGCAGCAGCCATCGAAGTTCCTCTGAAAGGAACGTATACATCCGAAAATAACGAAATTATATCTACACCGGGAGCGACAAGAGCAAGTTCTTTGCCAACAGAAGAAAAACTTGCGATTTTCTTTTCTTGATCAACAGCACCTACAGCAATCACATTATTATATGAAGCGGGGTAGGCGACATTCCCTTTAGGGTTAAACTCCTGATTTCCCGCAGATGCAACGATTACTTTTTTGGTAATTTCGTATATCTCACTGTACTTTTGTTTTATCGTTTCGGTCAGGGGATTCTCGACCTCCATCATCTTGAAAGTTTCACCGGAAGAGAAGCAAGTGAAAAAGAGATGGCCTACCTTGCGATGCATTTCGGAGGATGGATGAGAAGAGAAGGCTCCCAGCCGCCTCCCCGCAAGAAAGCGTTAATCGTTTGCGGAAACGGCATATCCACTTCCCGGATCTTGCAATTGCAATTGGAACATTTACTTTCAACCGTAGACATTGTGGCGGTTACCTCGCTAAGGGAATATGAATCCTCAGCGTATGATGTGGATTTTGTCATATCTACCGCTCCCATAAAGAAAAAAGACAACAAAGTTTTTATCGTCAGCCCCAGTACGATTTTTGGCAAAGCTTGATTTTACTTGGGTTTGACAGTAACACAAGGTGTATTGAAACTGCAGATTTTTGCTTCGGTTGGAATTGTTGACGGGTTTGACAGTAACACATGATGTATTGAAATAATTGAGTCTAACACCAAACATGGTCATCCCATCCTGAAATTTTAGAAGGCTAACCTATTAAAAAAACGCCCTTATAGTTGCTTTATAGCAATATAAGAGCGTTTTTTATATATTCCGTTGTAAGAAATAGACTCTGGAAAGGTTTATTTTACTCAAAACTTCTGTGTTTTCATTTCTTTATACCACCATTCTATTGCTTGTCGTTCGATTTCTAGAACAAGATATTCCTTATCATGAAGCTCAACCAAAAATTGCTTAGCACTACAAAGAAACATGATGGCTTAACTTAAATATACAGCAAAAATCGCTCTAAATACAGTTTGCAGTACAAACTAAAAAGCATCAAAGCAGGGATTGACCGGCAGCTGATGCTTTTTAATATTTAATCCTCTACTCCAATTTCGACACAAGCTATAATTGGTTGTTTGGCCTCTTTGTGGGTTTTATCCAGACTAATCCCACTTGCACCATATAACACTGAAAACATTAAGACAAGGCACGCGATGTATTTTTTAATGTTCACGCTCAAATCCCTCCTTTAAAATGTTTCTAAATTTTTCTTTCTGGAAATGGGAAGCATATTCAATGAAATTTTCAAACTTATTAACGCACATTAATGATTCGCGATATTTATGGGCCGGAATAGACAAGGAAAGACAATATAAAATAGTTTCCAACCCTTCTTCATACAGCTTCCGATTAAACTTATAAATCGCTTTTTGATAATAAAACCTAAAATTCCTATGAGCAAATACCCACTTTGATGAGATGTCTGAGGATAGGCCTCAGCGAAACGTTCTAAGATGTGGTCTATATTCAATCTGTATGTATTCGCCGCCTCTAAAATAACTAAAAGTGCACCTGAGGTATGTGTAGGATGGTCTGTGAGAAAATTTATAAACTCATCAAGCATGTCTGTATTCCCTAATAGCAATTCTATACAATATCTATTACCTTTGGCAAACTGACTATATTTAGCGACTTCTTTCTTTCCTAAATCGTCCAACAGTTTAAACCAACCGAGGTCCTCATATCCTTTTATGCATGCTTTTGCTTCTTCGTAACGACCTTGTTTAGATAAGGTTAAACTTTTCATTAAGTATGATTTACCGTAATAAACCACAAGATGCCGTTCGGTTTCTATCGGTGGTTCTGATCTATTGTTATCAAGTTTTCTTAACTCCTCTAGATATACAATATTCGATAGTGCCCGAAGTTCTT
This Paenibacillus larvae subsp. larvae DNA region includes the following protein-coding sequences:
- a CDS encoding IS3 family transposase, which encodes MYLAIRELHETKSYPICQLCDLIGIQRSSYYKWINRKESMNEIFNKALLPMIKDAYEEKDGILGYRQMTIKLNRERHLTVNHKRIYRLMGILGLKSVCRRKRKNYIHSTPEITAENILNRDFESSEFGTKWLTDVTEMKYGNQNKAYLSAILDLSDKSIVSFVVGHSNNNELVFKTFDIAHMTYPDATPLFHSDRGFQYTCKIFKKKLDDAGMTQSMSRVSRCIDNGPMESFWGMMKSEMYYLRKFYTYEELEATVIEYIDYYNTRRYQKRLNCMTPLEYRQYLLSSAA
- a CDS encoding binary toxin-like calcium binding domain-containing protein, whose amino-acid sequence is MPSNAEDSKKDEMTPKHTRQKREVEEVMDTDDDGIYDSWEREGYTVINRVVVKWDQEKHKPPE
- a CDS encoding S8 family serine peptidase, whose amino-acid sequence is MMEVENPLTETIKQKYSEIYEITKKVIVASAGNQEFNPKGNVAYPASYNNVIAVGAVDQEKKIASFSSVGKELALVAPGVDIISLFSDVYVPFRGTSMAAAHVTGAIALIKSKYPNLSNKKIEQLLKKALLI
- a CDS encoding PRD domain-containing protein encodes the protein MLKSTAEYAAAVNISKELEQVFLIPFPEDEVCYIAMNLLGSKVNHMSTGTERDADIQQLKGVIQRMADDFQRFACVFFHERPLIEENMLIRLKPAYYRIKYGLEIENPLTETNYIQQICLIAESTFKKPCP
- a CDS encoding helix-turn-helix domain-containing protein yields the protein MSHKAKVSGSEKITAVEKYLRGEDSLNHLAALLDVHHSSVRQWLQTYQSLGPNGLLQTLQNAFYSAELKRIAVEDYLAGGGSHMDICKRYGIKSTRQLRDWILKYNGHEKLNTFGTGGAPIMTKGRTTTYDERVEIVRFCIEHQHNYAQTADKFQVSYQQVYSWTNKYLTSGVDALQDRRGKRKSEDEMSEVEKLRAQNKLLQAENRRKQMEIDLLKKLDEIERRRF